The Diprion similis isolate iyDipSimi1 chromosome 11, iyDipSimi1.1, whole genome shotgun sequence genome includes a region encoding these proteins:
- the LOC124412328 gene encoding transcription factor SPT20 homolog isoform X6 produces the protein MIGTVSSLEDACRQAQDMIDQVPGCWKEFQTQNCLNSPSNPIQCGNKKEQNHSKRSIQSKLTRLYFEELSKVPHATPDSVLNNLENECDLLGRLVQREGLHTLIVNLYAGNKGYSLGIRNSSETGHTYEKNTLLTETQLMGYEQGELLSSIDNGQLPAILAEQLEGSHSHLFYDGCIIAEVRDYRKAFPHAKPEVHHVLLKPTTQSVLSDVSTLTSDGDWSHEERLVLESHLVAATQGPLCLDPSPAPSLASTRIRQSKALITDHQLMRQAKKFSQVTVNRKRKLEQLAQPEGLTIQDLMQKLRTKRGLPTTTACPPPSLVNPPLLPPSTPIDVLRYAKAYERPRETRDCLPQLIEEYILETERGQGRIYHIKLSILQRPSNSEYLGELYVDRDHREGEKNGSACRFSLGTRAQANHYIQQFTEIFTEEGRKNVRIKHVVPGQAPRVTCTPGMQRAHQQAQAQAAQIVAQQLQQAQSQHVAQQILTRAQGQLNTLTSQVASMKTATDATSSCQANLTSLDLSAVSSTADATTSNSIPAMSNGLPHNTATVQVDASPMPGADVNSCNGSGILVFQQKAAPCVNNISATNVPVLQAQLQAGTQSNIRETSSQSQGETSFKKHSTNPAISALVTSLMNSAQQFQQQAAANAAAAAMSNSAQASTKSNNTAILSLLNSSPANLTQQKTQPRRISLNTTIPPRVISHGNVITVPNTTGQIAKPVTFQVRVSFAPALTGQLAGKQAVRLARVQDPASTLGLSMPGLSALLAGTPSADNPIPGINTTSSLLERLTASSSQSSQPSSPMTSPPATNVNLQGVNLTSLPNSINGLQNVQVSFPGLSQPITMSLNVSAATGSVTPSGVIVSLPISSGTNTCTTVSSMVSATVVTTTVSASTPTVVIANPANTHLSLPIGRTGYTTCWISEAAA, from the exons GATATGATCGATCAAGTGCCTGGGTGCTGGAAAGAGTTTCAGACTCAGAATTGTCTAAATTCACCCTCAAATCCAATTCaatgtggaaataaaaaagaacaaaatcaCTCTAAGCGTAGCATTCAGTCAAAATTGACAAGACTATATTTTGAGGAGTTGTCAAAAGTTCCACATGCAACACCTGACTCTGTTCTG AACAATCTCGAAAATGAGTGCGACCTTCTGGGTCGATTAGTGCAGAGAGAAGGCCTCCACACGTTAATTGTAAATCTCTATGCTGGCAATAAAGGATACTCATTAGGGATAAGAAACAG CAGTGAAACAGGACACACATACGAGAAAAACACATTATTAACCGAGACTCAGCTAATGGGGTACGAGCAAGGGGAATTATTATCCTCAATAGACAATGGACAATTACCTGCAATCCTAGCTGAACAATTGGAAGGAAGTCATTCGCATTTATTTTACGATGGATGTATTATTGCCGAAGTACGAGATTACCGTAAAGCCTTTCCTCACGCCAAGCCTGAAGTACATCATGTTCTGCTCAAGCCTACAACACAA AGTGTACTCTCGGATGTCTCGACATTAACAAGCGATGGAGATTGGAGCCATGAAGAACGACTGGTCTTGGAGTCACATTTGGTGGCTGCAACACAGGGACCGCTTTGTCTCGATCCTAGTCCAGCTCCTAGTTTGGCATCTACTCGGATACGTCAGTCGAAAGCTCTAATTACAGATCATCAGCTAATGCGGCAAGCTAAAAAGTTTTCTCAG GTCACAGTAAatcgaaagagaaaattagAACAGCTTGCACAGCCTGAGGGTTTGACAATACAAGACTTGATGCAGAAGTTACGTACAAAAAGGGGGTTACCAACAACCACTGCCTGCCCACCGCCCTCTCTTGTTAATCCTCCACTTCTTCCACCGAGCACACCAATTGATGTTCTAAG GTATGCAAAGGCGTACGAGCGACCACGGGAAACACGAGACTGTCTACCACAACTTATAGAAGAATATATATTAGAGACTGAAAGGGGCCAAGGTCGAATATATCATATAAAGCTCTCGATTCTACAAAGACCTTCGAATTCGGAATACCTTGGGGAGCTTTATGTAGATCGAGATCAtcgagaaggagaaaaaaatggatcGGCTTGTCG GTTTAGTCTTGGTACTAGAGCGCAGGCGAATCATTACATACAGCAATTTACGGAAATATTTACAGAAGAAGGTAGGAAAAATGTGCGAATAAAGCATGTTGTGCCAGGGCAAGCCCCTCGTGTTACCTGTACCCCTGGAATGCAGCGTGCGCATCAACAG GCACAAGCACAAGCGGCTCAGATTGTAGCCCAACAACTGCAACAAGCTCAATCTCAGCATGTCGCACAGCAG ATCCTTACAAGAGCTCAAGGACAATTGAATACGTTAACAAGCCAAGTAGCTTCTATGAAAACTGCAACAGATGCGACGAGCTCTTGTCAAGCTAATTTGACAAGCTTGGATCTATCGGCTGTTTCATCTACGGCAGATGCAACAACATCTAATTCAATTCCAGCAATGAGTAATGGCCTGCCACACAATACAGCTACTGTTCAAGTAGATGCTTCACCGATGCCGGGAGCCGACGTTAATTCCTGTAACGGTTCAGGAATCTTAGTATTTCAGCAAAAGGCTGCTCCTTGTGTAAACAATATATCGGCTACAAATGTTCCTGTTCTG CAAGCCCAATTGCAAGCTGGCACCCAAAGTAATATTAGGGAGACTTCGAGTCAAAGTCAAGGAGAGACATCTTTCAAAAAGCACTCTACGAACCCTGCAATAAGTGCTCTTGTTACTTCTCTCATGAATTCAGCTCAACAATTTCAGCAGCAAGCTGCAG CTAACGCAGCTGCTGCAGCCATGAGCAATAGCGCGCAGGCTAGTACAAAATCGAATAACACTGCTATTCTTAGCTTACTGAATAGCAGTCCAGCCAATTTAACTCAGCAGAAGACTCAACCTCGAAGGATCTCGTTAAATACTACTATACCGCCTAGGGTGATCAGCCATGGCAATGTGATCACTGTTCCCAATACTACAGGCCAg ATAGCAAAACCTGTTACATTCCAGGTGAGGGTAAGTTTTGCCCCTGCTTTAACGGGGCAGCTAGCAGGAAAACAGGCTGTGCGATTGGCTAGGGTACAAGACCCTGCTTCCACGCTCGGGCTTTCAATGCCGGGATTGTCCGCTTTGCTTGCTG GTACACCTTCAGCTGACAACCCAATTCCTGGAATTAATACAACTTCCTCTTTACTGGAGAGGCTAACAGCCTCCTCGAGTCAAAGTAGCCAACCATCTAGCCCTATGACTAGTCCGCCGGCAACGAATGTGAATTTACAGGGAGTCAATCTCACTAGTCTGCCCAATTCAATAAACGGTCTACAAAATGTTCAG GTCTCTTTTCCTGGTTTATCTCAACCAATAACGATGTCACTCAATGTTTCGGCAGCTACAGGATCAGTTACCCCGAGTGGAGTAATCGTATCTCTTCCAATATCATCTGGTACCAATACGTGCACGACTGTTTCCAGT ATGGTATCTGCAACTGTTGTAACTACTACAGTATCTGCGAGTACTCCGACAGTAGTAATTGCTAACCCTGCCAATACTCATTTGTCATTACCAATTG GGCGGACCGGCTATACAACTTGTTGGATCTCAGAGGCAGCGGCTTAA
- the LOC124412328 gene encoding transcription factor SPT20 homolog isoform X5, which yields MLVVKLSSETGHTYEKNTLLTETQLMGYEQGELLSSIDNGQLPAILAEQLEGSHSHLFYDGCIIAEVRDYRKAFPHAKPEVHHVLLKPTTQSVLSDVSTLTSDGDWSHEERLVLESHLVAATQGPLCLDPSPAPSLASTRIRQSKALITDHQLMRQAKKFSQVTVNRKRKLEQLAQPEGLTIQDLMQKLRTKRGLPTTTACPPPSLVNPPLLPPSTPIDVLRYAKAYERPRETRDCLPQLIEEYILETERGQGRIYHIKLSILQRPSNSEYLGELYVDRDHREGEKNGSACRFSLGTRAQANHYIQQFTEIFTEEGRKNVRIKHVVPGQAPRVTCTPGMQRAHQQAQAQAAQIVAQQLQQAQSQHVAQQILTRAQGQLNTLTSQVASMKTATDATSSCQANLTSLDLSAVSSTADATTSNSIPAMSNGLPHNTATVQVDASPMPGADVNSCNGSGILVFQQKAAPCVNNISATNVPVLQAQLQAGTQSNIRETSSQSQGETSFKKHSTNPAISALVTSLMNSAQQFQQQAAANAAAAAMSNSAQASTKSNNTAILSLLNSSPANLTQQKTQPRRISLNTTIPPRVISHGNVITVPNTTGQIAKPVTFQVRVSFAPALTGQLAGKQAVRLARVQDPASTLGLSMPGLSALLAGTPSADNPIPGINTTSSLLERLTASSSQSSQPSSPMTSPPATNVNLQGVNLTSLPNSINGLQNVQVSFPGLSQPITMSLNVSAATGSVTPSGVIVSLPISSGTNTCTTVSSMVSATVVTTTVSASTPTVVIANPANTHLSLPIAQIIPSGVKGLSQQNMHSTNSVTLSQGGPAIQLVGSQRQRLNQIARHVQPNQTKPTVMPSQLVTVAKPVPANHLILSGNKQVLTPIGGSKPVLMATQAPSSARVVSANKQTLLTKSLHTRPSTGSTTLQPQSLGVTGLSQQQLQRTLVKPVQLQQLQQCLAAQHKAVVVAGNSPNRTQLQQRNKSTPGEDSL from the exons CAGTGAAACAGGACACACATACGAGAAAAACACATTATTAACCGAGACTCAGCTAATGGGGTACGAGCAAGGGGAATTATTATCCTCAATAGACAATGGACAATTACCTGCAATCCTAGCTGAACAATTGGAAGGAAGTCATTCGCATTTATTTTACGATGGATGTATTATTGCCGAAGTACGAGATTACCGTAAAGCCTTTCCTCACGCCAAGCCTGAAGTACATCATGTTCTGCTCAAGCCTACAACACAA AGTGTACTCTCGGATGTCTCGACATTAACAAGCGATGGAGATTGGAGCCATGAAGAACGACTGGTCTTGGAGTCACATTTGGTGGCTGCAACACAGGGACCGCTTTGTCTCGATCCTAGTCCAGCTCCTAGTTTGGCATCTACTCGGATACGTCAGTCGAAAGCTCTAATTACAGATCATCAGCTAATGCGGCAAGCTAAAAAGTTTTCTCAG GTCACAGTAAatcgaaagagaaaattagAACAGCTTGCACAGCCTGAGGGTTTGACAATACAAGACTTGATGCAGAAGTTACGTACAAAAAGGGGGTTACCAACAACCACTGCCTGCCCACCGCCCTCTCTTGTTAATCCTCCACTTCTTCCACCGAGCACACCAATTGATGTTCTAAG GTATGCAAAGGCGTACGAGCGACCACGGGAAACACGAGACTGTCTACCACAACTTATAGAAGAATATATATTAGAGACTGAAAGGGGCCAAGGTCGAATATATCATATAAAGCTCTCGATTCTACAAAGACCTTCGAATTCGGAATACCTTGGGGAGCTTTATGTAGATCGAGATCAtcgagaaggagaaaaaaatggatcGGCTTGTCG GTTTAGTCTTGGTACTAGAGCGCAGGCGAATCATTACATACAGCAATTTACGGAAATATTTACAGAAGAAGGTAGGAAAAATGTGCGAATAAAGCATGTTGTGCCAGGGCAAGCCCCTCGTGTTACCTGTACCCCTGGAATGCAGCGTGCGCATCAACAG GCACAAGCACAAGCGGCTCAGATTGTAGCCCAACAACTGCAACAAGCTCAATCTCAGCATGTCGCACAGCAG ATCCTTACAAGAGCTCAAGGACAATTGAATACGTTAACAAGCCAAGTAGCTTCTATGAAAACTGCAACAGATGCGACGAGCTCTTGTCAAGCTAATTTGACAAGCTTGGATCTATCGGCTGTTTCATCTACGGCAGATGCAACAACATCTAATTCAATTCCAGCAATGAGTAATGGCCTGCCACACAATACAGCTACTGTTCAAGTAGATGCTTCACCGATGCCGGGAGCCGACGTTAATTCCTGTAACGGTTCAGGAATCTTAGTATTTCAGCAAAAGGCTGCTCCTTGTGTAAACAATATATCGGCTACAAATGTTCCTGTTCTG CAAGCCCAATTGCAAGCTGGCACCCAAAGTAATATTAGGGAGACTTCGAGTCAAAGTCAAGGAGAGACATCTTTCAAAAAGCACTCTACGAACCCTGCAATAAGTGCTCTTGTTACTTCTCTCATGAATTCAGCTCAACAATTTCAGCAGCAAGCTGCAG CTAACGCAGCTGCTGCAGCCATGAGCAATAGCGCGCAGGCTAGTACAAAATCGAATAACACTGCTATTCTTAGCTTACTGAATAGCAGTCCAGCCAATTTAACTCAGCAGAAGACTCAACCTCGAAGGATCTCGTTAAATACTACTATACCGCCTAGGGTGATCAGCCATGGCAATGTGATCACTGTTCCCAATACTACAGGCCAg ATAGCAAAACCTGTTACATTCCAGGTGAGGGTAAGTTTTGCCCCTGCTTTAACGGGGCAGCTAGCAGGAAAACAGGCTGTGCGATTGGCTAGGGTACAAGACCCTGCTTCCACGCTCGGGCTTTCAATGCCGGGATTGTCCGCTTTGCTTGCTG GTACACCTTCAGCTGACAACCCAATTCCTGGAATTAATACAACTTCCTCTTTACTGGAGAGGCTAACAGCCTCCTCGAGTCAAAGTAGCCAACCATCTAGCCCTATGACTAGTCCGCCGGCAACGAATGTGAATTTACAGGGAGTCAATCTCACTAGTCTGCCCAATTCAATAAACGGTCTACAAAATGTTCAG GTCTCTTTTCCTGGTTTATCTCAACCAATAACGATGTCACTCAATGTTTCGGCAGCTACAGGATCAGTTACCCCGAGTGGAGTAATCGTATCTCTTCCAATATCATCTGGTACCAATACGTGCACGACTGTTTCCAGT ATGGTATCTGCAACTGTTGTAACTACTACAGTATCTGCGAGTACTCCGACAGTAGTAATTGCTAACCCTGCCAATACTCATTTGTCATTACCAATTG CTCAAATCATACCATCAGGAGTAAAAGGCTTATCACAACAAAACATGCATAGTACTAATTCAGTTACTCTTTCACAg GGCGGACCGGCTATACAACTTGTTGGATCTCAGAGGCAGCGGCTTAATCAAATCGCCCGTCACGTGCAGCCAAACCAAACTAAACCAACTGTTATGCCGAGCCAGTTAGTAACTGTTGCAAAACCTGTACCAGCAAATCATCTGATTTTATCTGGTAATAAACAGGTGTTAACTCCAATTGGAG GTAGCAAACCAGTGCTGATGGCGACTCAAGCCCCATCTTCCGCTCGAGTAGTATCTGCAAATAAGCAAACATTGCTTACGAAGTCTTTGCACACGCGACCGTCTACAGGATCCACTACCCTACAGCCTCAGAGCCTTGGCGTTACAGGCTTATCGCAGCAACAG CTTCAGAGGACCCTCGTGAAGCCGGTGCAGCTGCAGCAATTACAACAATGTTTAGCTGCTCAACATAAGGCAGTTGTAGTAGCTGGAAACTCGCCAAATAGGACGCAACTGCAACAGCGAAACAAATCTACTCCCGGGGAAGACTCTCTCTGA
- the LOC124412328 gene encoding transcription factor SPT20 homolog isoform X4: protein MIGTVSSLEDACRQAQDMIDQVPGCWKEFQTQNCLNSPSNPIQCGNKKEQNHSKRSIQSKLTRLYFEELSKVPHATPDSVLNNLENECDLLGRLVQREGLHTLIVNLYAGNKGYSLGIRNSETGHTYEKNTLLTETQLMGYEQGELLSSIDNGQLPAILAEQLEGSHSHLFYDGCIIAEVRDYRKAFPHAKPEVHHVLLKPTTQSVLSDVSTLTSDGDWSHEERLVLESHLVAATQGPLCLDPSPAPSLASTRIRQSKALITDHQLMRQAKKFSQVTVNRKRKLEQLAQPEGLTIQDLMQKLRTKRGLPTTTACPPPSLVNPPLLPPSTPIDVLRYAKAYERPRETRDCLPQLIEEYILETERGQGRIYHIKLSILQRPSNSEYLGELYVDRDHREGEKNGSACRFSLGTRAQANHYIQQFTEIFTEEGRKNVRIKHVVPGQAPRVTCTPGMQRAHQQAQAQAAQIVAQQLQQAQSQHVAQQILTRAQGQLNTLTSQVASMKTATDATSSCQANLTSLDLSAVSSTADATTSNSIPAMSNGLPHNTATVQVDASPMPGADVNSCNGSGILVFQQKAAPCVNNISATNVPVLQAQLQAGTQSNIRETSSQSQGETSFKKHSTNPAISALVTSLMNSAQQFQQQAAANAAAAAMSNSAQASTKSNNTAILSLLNSSPANLTQQKTQPRRISLNTTIPPRVISHGNVITVPNTTGQVRVSFAPALTGQLAGKQAVRLARVQDPASTLGLSMPGLSALLAGTPSADNPIPGINTTSSLLERLTASSSQSSQPSSPMTSPPATNVNLQGVNLTSLPNSINGLQNVQVSFPGLSQPITMSLNVSAATGSVTPSGVIVSLPISSGTNTCTTVSSMVSATVVTTTVSASTPTVVIANPANTHLSLPIAQIIPSGVKGLSQQNMHSTNSVTLSQGGPAIQLVGSQRQRLNQIARHVQPNQTKPTVMPSQLVTVAKPVPANHLILSGNKQVLTPIGGSKPVLMATQAPSSARVVSANKQTLLTKSLHTRPSTGSTTLQPQSLGVTGLSQQQLQRTLVKPVQLQQLQQCLAAQHKAVVVAGNSPNRTQLQQRNKSTPGEDSL from the exons GATATGATCGATCAAGTGCCTGGGTGCTGGAAAGAGTTTCAGACTCAGAATTGTCTAAATTCACCCTCAAATCCAATTCaatgtggaaataaaaaagaacaaaatcaCTCTAAGCGTAGCATTCAGTCAAAATTGACAAGACTATATTTTGAGGAGTTGTCAAAAGTTCCACATGCAACACCTGACTCTGTTCTG AACAATCTCGAAAATGAGTGCGACCTTCTGGGTCGATTAGTGCAGAGAGAAGGCCTCCACACGTTAATTGTAAATCTCTATGCTGGCAATAAAGGATACTCATTAGGGATAAGAAACAG TGAAACAGGACACACATACGAGAAAAACACATTATTAACCGAGACTCAGCTAATGGGGTACGAGCAAGGGGAATTATTATCCTCAATAGACAATGGACAATTACCTGCAATCCTAGCTGAACAATTGGAAGGAAGTCATTCGCATTTATTTTACGATGGATGTATTATTGCCGAAGTACGAGATTACCGTAAAGCCTTTCCTCACGCCAAGCCTGAAGTACATCATGTTCTGCTCAAGCCTACAACACAA AGTGTACTCTCGGATGTCTCGACATTAACAAGCGATGGAGATTGGAGCCATGAAGAACGACTGGTCTTGGAGTCACATTTGGTGGCTGCAACACAGGGACCGCTTTGTCTCGATCCTAGTCCAGCTCCTAGTTTGGCATCTACTCGGATACGTCAGTCGAAAGCTCTAATTACAGATCATCAGCTAATGCGGCAAGCTAAAAAGTTTTCTCAG GTCACAGTAAatcgaaagagaaaattagAACAGCTTGCACAGCCTGAGGGTTTGACAATACAAGACTTGATGCAGAAGTTACGTACAAAAAGGGGGTTACCAACAACCACTGCCTGCCCACCGCCCTCTCTTGTTAATCCTCCACTTCTTCCACCGAGCACACCAATTGATGTTCTAAG GTATGCAAAGGCGTACGAGCGACCACGGGAAACACGAGACTGTCTACCACAACTTATAGAAGAATATATATTAGAGACTGAAAGGGGCCAAGGTCGAATATATCATATAAAGCTCTCGATTCTACAAAGACCTTCGAATTCGGAATACCTTGGGGAGCTTTATGTAGATCGAGATCAtcgagaaggagaaaaaaatggatcGGCTTGTCG GTTTAGTCTTGGTACTAGAGCGCAGGCGAATCATTACATACAGCAATTTACGGAAATATTTACAGAAGAAGGTAGGAAAAATGTGCGAATAAAGCATGTTGTGCCAGGGCAAGCCCCTCGTGTTACCTGTACCCCTGGAATGCAGCGTGCGCATCAACAG GCACAAGCACAAGCGGCTCAGATTGTAGCCCAACAACTGCAACAAGCTCAATCTCAGCATGTCGCACAGCAG ATCCTTACAAGAGCTCAAGGACAATTGAATACGTTAACAAGCCAAGTAGCTTCTATGAAAACTGCAACAGATGCGACGAGCTCTTGTCAAGCTAATTTGACAAGCTTGGATCTATCGGCTGTTTCATCTACGGCAGATGCAACAACATCTAATTCAATTCCAGCAATGAGTAATGGCCTGCCACACAATACAGCTACTGTTCAAGTAGATGCTTCACCGATGCCGGGAGCCGACGTTAATTCCTGTAACGGTTCAGGAATCTTAGTATTTCAGCAAAAGGCTGCTCCTTGTGTAAACAATATATCGGCTACAAATGTTCCTGTTCTG CAAGCCCAATTGCAAGCTGGCACCCAAAGTAATATTAGGGAGACTTCGAGTCAAAGTCAAGGAGAGACATCTTTCAAAAAGCACTCTACGAACCCTGCAATAAGTGCTCTTGTTACTTCTCTCATGAATTCAGCTCAACAATTTCAGCAGCAAGCTGCAG CTAACGCAGCTGCTGCAGCCATGAGCAATAGCGCGCAGGCTAGTACAAAATCGAATAACACTGCTATTCTTAGCTTACTGAATAGCAGTCCAGCCAATTTAACTCAGCAGAAGACTCAACCTCGAAGGATCTCGTTAAATACTACTATACCGCCTAGGGTGATCAGCCATGGCAATGTGATCACTGTTCCCAATACTACAGGCCAg GTGAGGGTAAGTTTTGCCCCTGCTTTAACGGGGCAGCTAGCAGGAAAACAGGCTGTGCGATTGGCTAGGGTACAAGACCCTGCTTCCACGCTCGGGCTTTCAATGCCGGGATTGTCCGCTTTGCTTGCTG GTACACCTTCAGCTGACAACCCAATTCCTGGAATTAATACAACTTCCTCTTTACTGGAGAGGCTAACAGCCTCCTCGAGTCAAAGTAGCCAACCATCTAGCCCTATGACTAGTCCGCCGGCAACGAATGTGAATTTACAGGGAGTCAATCTCACTAGTCTGCCCAATTCAATAAACGGTCTACAAAATGTTCAG GTCTCTTTTCCTGGTTTATCTCAACCAATAACGATGTCACTCAATGTTTCGGCAGCTACAGGATCAGTTACCCCGAGTGGAGTAATCGTATCTCTTCCAATATCATCTGGTACCAATACGTGCACGACTGTTTCCAGT ATGGTATCTGCAACTGTTGTAACTACTACAGTATCTGCGAGTACTCCGACAGTAGTAATTGCTAACCCTGCCAATACTCATTTGTCATTACCAATTG CTCAAATCATACCATCAGGAGTAAAAGGCTTATCACAACAAAACATGCATAGTACTAATTCAGTTACTCTTTCACAg GGCGGACCGGCTATACAACTTGTTGGATCTCAGAGGCAGCGGCTTAATCAAATCGCCCGTCACGTGCAGCCAAACCAAACTAAACCAACTGTTATGCCGAGCCAGTTAGTAACTGTTGCAAAACCTGTACCAGCAAATCATCTGATTTTATCTGGTAATAAACAGGTGTTAACTCCAATTGGAG GTAGCAAACCAGTGCTGATGGCGACTCAAGCCCCATCTTCCGCTCGAGTAGTATCTGCAAATAAGCAAACATTGCTTACGAAGTCTTTGCACACGCGACCGTCTACAGGATCCACTACCCTACAGCCTCAGAGCCTTGGCGTTACAGGCTTATCGCAGCAACAG CTTCAGAGGACCCTCGTGAAGCCGGTGCAGCTGCAGCAATTACAACAATGTTTAGCTGCTCAACATAAGGCAGTTGTAGTAGCTGGAAACTCGCCAAATAGGACGCAACTGCAACAGCGAAACAAATCTACTCCCGGGGAAGACTCTCTCTGA